In the Gemmatimonadaceae bacterium genome, one interval contains:
- a CDS encoding peptidylprolyl isomerase has product MRSRYLVGLVAGCALLAACEGLKEALTAHVDTVARAGTQELTVNRLGDLLGNAKIQVPVNRETAAILADIWTGYQQMAYAAAHGDSLNDRKAIDQALAPMANASRLNMFMDSVSKTFKVDSGSEAAYNQAAGGLIAARHILIGYKNPQIPATAAEKDSVRKKAEAVLPQVTNANFADMVKKYSTDPTAAQSKGYLGVFGKGTMVPQFYDAAAALKPGEISKLVETQFGFHIIQRLPYAEAQKDFSQQYAQISAHLADSAYLAQAEAASNIQVKDNAPAAIKEVAKEPAKHRGDKATLATFKGGELTTADFVSWMESVPPQQSVMQRIPGAADSILKPFIKQVTLQQVLLRRADSAHVTLKEEDRANMYSSIGQLVGNLEMTLGVEPKMLADSAKSVPEKERLAASRVDAYLDRMMAGQANPITIPLPLKKILDAKYESSVNPAGIDRGFERAQKLRKSADSTRAANQPKSQVPLPGAGAPPAQQPPAGAQPAPAKPPTPTTKKP; this is encoded by the coding sequence ATGCGATCTCGTTACCTCGTCGGCCTCGTCGCCGGCTGCGCGCTGTTGGCGGCGTGCGAAGGACTCAAGGAAGCCCTCACGGCGCACGTCGACACCGTCGCTCGCGCCGGCACGCAGGAATTGACCGTCAACCGGCTCGGCGACCTGCTTGGCAACGCCAAGATTCAGGTCCCCGTCAACCGTGAAACGGCCGCAATCCTCGCCGACATCTGGACCGGCTATCAGCAGATGGCGTACGCAGCCGCGCACGGCGATTCGCTGAACGACCGGAAAGCGATCGACCAGGCGCTCGCTCCGATGGCGAACGCCAGCCGTCTGAACATGTTCATGGACTCCGTGTCGAAGACCTTCAAGGTCGATTCGGGCAGCGAAGCCGCCTACAACCAGGCCGCCGGCGGGCTGATCGCGGCGCGGCACATTCTCATTGGCTATAAAAATCCGCAGATCCCGGCGACGGCCGCGGAGAAGGACTCCGTGCGCAAGAAAGCCGAGGCGGTGCTGCCGCAGGTGACTAACGCGAACTTTGCCGACATGGTAAAGAAGTACAGCACCGATCCGACCGCCGCGCAGAGCAAGGGCTACCTTGGCGTGTTCGGGAAGGGCACGATGGTGCCGCAGTTCTACGACGCGGCCGCTGCGCTCAAGCCGGGTGAAATCTCGAAGCTCGTCGAGACGCAGTTTGGCTTCCACATCATTCAGCGGCTCCCGTACGCCGAGGCGCAAAAGGATTTCTCGCAGCAGTACGCGCAGATCTCCGCGCACCTCGCCGATAGCGCGTACCTCGCGCAGGCCGAAGCGGCGTCCAACATCCAGGTCAAGGACAACGCCCCGGCGGCGATCAAGGAAGTCGCGAAGGAGCCCGCCAAGCACCGCGGCGACAAAGCGACGCTCGCCACGTTCAAGGGCGGTGAGTTGACCACGGCCGACTTCGTGAGCTGGATGGAATCCGTGCCGCCGCAGCAGAGTGTCATGCAGCGAATTCCGGGCGCCGCTGATTCGATCCTCAAACCGTTCATCAAACAGGTCACGCTGCAGCAGGTCCTGCTTCGTCGCGCCGACAGCGCCCACGTGACGCTGAAGGAAGAGGACAGGGCGAACATGTACTCGTCGATCGGTCAGCTCGTGGGCAACCTCGAGATGACGCTGGGCGTCGAGCCCAAGATGCTCGCCGACAGCGCCAAGAGCGTTCCGGAAAAGGAGCGTCTCGCCGCCTCGCGCGTCGACGCGTACCTCGACCGTATGATGGCCGGGCAGGCGAACCCGATCACGATTCCGCTGCCGCTCAAGAAGATCCTCGACGCGAAGTACGAGTCGTCGGTCAATCCGGCCGGCATCGATCGCGGATTCGAGCGAGCTCAAAAGCTGCGCAAGTCGGCGGACTCGACCCGTGCGGCGAACCAGCCGAAATCGCAGGTCCCACTCCCCGGCGCGGGCGCGCCGCCTGCGCAACAGCCTCCGGCAGGCGCACAGCCCGCCCCGGCCAAGCCACCCACACCGACGACGAAGAAACCGTAG